The Apium graveolens cultivar Ventura chromosome 3, ASM990537v1, whole genome shotgun sequence sequence TTTGGTGCTATCGGCACTAACTCGTATCAGTGCTGTGAGTATACAAGCATGTCTCTGGGGTATGATGCATGTTTAAGATCATGATCATTTTGTTTGTTTGTGAAAATGTTTTATACATTTCATTTTATCCTCCTTGTGGATAACCGAAGAAGGAACTGTTTGTACTATGCTTTGCTTGGTGTTTACTAGCGAGCAGAGGTTTTATAAGATGTCCTTACTACCCACCTTACTTGTTCTCAGCCATTTCTTTGATTTTTTTGGAGTAGTTTGTTTTCTTGACTCTAAATATTTACTGTCATATTACTCATCTTCTTGGCTAATTATTAATATCAAATGTATTCATttattttacaatttaatgatatattcgtactgggcatttgcctcactcatatttatttatttccaCATGTAATCAGGGGTAAAGCGGGGGTGTGATGATTGCCACCCAAATTTTACCTTGTTTATCTAGTTTAAAATAAAGTCAATGACATGTTTTATTCCATATTATTTTGGAGGTTGTTAGAGAACTCTATTTTGAAGATTTTGAACTTTTGTTagttaaataaattatgtttagcTTATTTTTGCTTCCATTAATAAACAAGGCTTAACTTGTATAACATCTACTTGTTTAAGTGAGGTGTATACAAGGAAGAAGGAAAATCAGTACTCAAAGGGAAGAAAGTTTGACAAGAAAAAAGTGACAtgttaaaactgtaataaaaGAGGAGACCTTGCTACTGAATGTCCCAAGCAACTGGAAATGCACTTATCACTTCAAATAAAGACTGGATGGGCTCATCAGGACCTGACAGTGATGGTGAATCCTATGCTCTAATGGAAAATTCATGGAGATGATGTATTTTCTGCTAACAAGGTATCAATGACTGTTTTCGCATAAATACTGACAACATATCTGAGTTAAAAACTTTCTTGAAATCTTTGCAtgttaatttcaaaaataaatctcTTAAAAATGAAGGTCTAGTCCTTGAGAACAGAGAACTTAAAAGGAAAAAAGATCATCTAGAAGCTGAACTAATTTGTATGCATGAAACTGAAGCTGCATGTAATAGAGCTAAGCATAATGAAACTTTGATGAATATTAAATATGCCATGCAAGAAGAGGTTCTTGAAAAGGAGAGACAAGTTTTTAAAATTTGGATGAGTTCAGGAAGAAAGGTCTACAGTATGATCATAGATAAAAATCAGAAATAATGTCTAGGTTATAATGAAGAAAGTTACAAAAATATTGATAAGAACATCACTAATACAACACCAGTTAAATTTGTCAGTATTATAGAAGATGAACTTAAGTCAGTCTATAAAAAAAGATCTACCCCAAGAAATCCAAATCAGAGGAAAATTAAGATGAAAGTTGTTAAAAAGAAAGGTAAAAACGTAGGTTTTCTCTCTAAAGGACATTGCAAAAGAAAATAAGTGAGAGAAACAGGGTTCCAAAAGaggtagaaatggaaaaataggaAATTAATAAAGCAAACAATTATAAATATATCCCTGATGCTCGTAGAAAAGTTTGTTTTAAGTGTGATAATTCTAATCATATTGTTATTGATTGCGTGAAGATTAAAAAGAAAGCTATTGTTATTTTTGattctgatgttaggggtagattaATATTTTATAAACTACTGAATCCTTGTTTTCACTGTGATAGTGTTTGGCATTCAATTTATAGTTATAATGAGTATCATAGTCTGTAATCACAATTGTTATGATCCTTTTCCCAAGTTGAATAAAATTGCAAATTCTGCTAGCAATACTAACTTGAATAGACATGCATCTTATAGAGTTAAAACTGATAGGACAAATCCTAATGGTGCAAATCCTAATGGTCCAAATCCTATCAGGAAGTCTTCTGCTGCACAAATACATAAGATGTAAAAAAgaacccaacaagtgtgggttctcAAAAATGCTAATTAATCTTTTCATTTATGATTGCAGGGAAAAAAATGTGCTAGTGGTGGATAGTGGTTGTTCTatacatatgactggaaataaattcTTGTTATCAGAATATGAGAGGAAAGTTGGACCAATGGTTTCTATGGCAATGGCATTTAGGAAAAAACTGTGATATGGCAATATTAttattggaaatgtcatcattcaagatgtagctctagtagatggactgaagcacaatctcctgagcatcagtcaaattcCTGACAGAGGATaccatgttatattttatgatacTTAATGTGAAGTGATTCATAAAATAACAAAGAAATTTGTTTTAATTGGATACAGACATGGGAACATATATGAAGCCAACTTCATGCAAATATAGATGGACCTGAGACTTTCCTGATAAACAAAGCATCAATAGATGAAAGTTGGAACTGGCACAAAAAGCTTTCTCATCTAAATTTCAATAATCTCAATGAACTGGTGAAGAAAGGTTtggtaagaggattaccaaacaTGTACTATTCTCCTGATGGTCTATGTGATTCATGTCAACAAGCCAAGTAGAATAGGACCTCCTTTAAAAGCAAGTCAGAATCATCCATTAAAAAGCCATATGAAATGCTAAATGTGGATCTCTTTGGTCCCGTGAACATCATGTCTATCAACAAAAAAAGGTACACCCTAGTTGTTATTGATGAATTTACCAGATTTATACGGGTATTTTTCTTGCACAGGAAAGATGAGACTTCAGATATTCTTATGGATCATATGAGGTTAATTGAAAATGGCTCAAACTACAAAGTGCAAATATTCAAATGTGATAATGGCAcaaaattgaaaaattccaagatGGATGAACTATGCAGATACAAAAGGATCTCTCAACAATTCTCAACTTCAGGTACTcatcaacaaaatggagtagtggaaggGAAAAAACAGAACATTGATTGAAGCAGGAAGAACAATGCTTGTGGAAGCAAatctcccaacttatttttgggctgaagctgtcaatacttcTTGTTATACTCATAATCTAACTCTCATAAACATGCATGTATTAAATTCTTATCAAATGATCAAATAAAAGAAACCAAGCTTGAATAATCTTTACATCTTTGGATTTGGACGCTTTATACTAAGAACACATCCTGaaatgcttggaaaatttgacaAAAAAACAGATGAGGGCATTTTCGTTGGATATCTATCTCTAAAGCTTACAAAGTTTTCAATCTAAGAAAAAGAACTATTGTTGAATCTATTCATATGTTTTTCGATGACAAAAaaattcctggttttgaagaagaatCACATGAAGAACCGGTGTTTGCAAATGAGAAGGAAAAATCAAGAATTaactcaaatcctgatgatccagcAAATACTGATGACATGTTAAATCCTGACAATGGTGATGTTGATCTAGAATTAGTTGTTGAGAATGCATATGTTGAGGGGAAGCAACATCAACACTCAACCAGTAACACCTCTAGTGAATCAGATCTTGATGATACAACAGGAGAATAAGACGGGTCAGGAAATACTAAGTCAAATGGGAATTCTTCAGGTTATACAAATTCAATAAATGATAGTTTATCAGGTGGAGATTATTCAACTGAGCATCATGATCAATTTGGTGAACAATCTACAAATGGAAGCTCTACACAGTCAGGAACTGAGAGAAATGACATAGGGCGAGCTTCACATAATAATGACTTCAATGACGCATCAAATTTAAGGGGAGCATCAGGAAGTAGGACTGAACTTCCAAGAACAAttaaatggacaaaagatcatactcctgatctcataattggagatcctgataTTGGTGTTCAAACTAGGAGTGCAACTGAACATGAATGTTTGTATGCCAATTTTCTTTCTAAGCaggagccaaagaaagtagaagatgcaccCAAAAATGCTGACTGGATTACAGCTATGCAAGAAAAgttgaaataattttaaagaaataaagtatggaagctagtatCTAGACCAAAGAACAAGTCAGTAGTTGGTAtaaaatgggtttttaagaacaAGAAAAATTTAGATGGCACCataatcaggaacaaagctaggcttgttacaaaaggatattctcaacaagagggcatttactatgatgaaacctttgcttATATGGAAAGATAGAAGCTATCAAAATCTTCTTAGCTTATGTCAGCTCATAAGAAATTCAAAGtatttcagatggatgtcaagggtgcttttctaaatggagaactggaagaagaagtatatgttgagcaaccaccagaattcattgatccaaaattccctaattatgtctacagacttgacaaagcactttatggactcaAACAAGCACCAAGAGCCGGTATGAAATACTTGCCGAAATTTCTGATTaaaagtggtttcaaaagaggtacaattgataaaacccTATTTTATATTAATGAGGGTAAAGATCtgtgttagatattgagtgcagtgaaatataacacatggggtgaatgtgtttctttggATTTTAATTAACTTTGAAAATATTTGGCTTAAATTGAACAAAGCAGAAATGAATTTATAGGGATAAATTGTTTGACAGTAAGCACACAAAATAagatatcaaaaactcacttgattgtattaatcaaatttattttgctataaatctgtgttcttagaaataagaactcatctacaaatcttgagagagaatacaagatatTTTCCAGATCTATTTTCTTACAcctaaactaaggacccgtgcatgctttatataCCAACAACACGGGTTCACAAAACTTGCACCAAAATGCACTAACAAACTTTCTAAAGCTATCTTATCTAGTTCCATTTCCGGTGGTAGTAAATCTGTACAGAATCTTGTAGGTCCGTGACCATCCTctgtccagtgaatcttggcccttcatcttgtattcttcaagctgcttttgtagtctatccaattcagtgaatgaattgtttgttgactgataattttgaatcttgaacttgtctgtattctgaattcgAGAtggtttgtcgagatctcttttgttctgtagagatgtcacatatcgataagtataatgacttatcgatatctccagttctctacatgcagaataGATTGTCGActtctccagttctctacataggtTTTTGACATATCGACATCGCTAGTTCTCTACATtaagaattgacttgtcgagatctcgagttctctacatgaagaaatgacttattgatatctaGAGTTCTCTACATAGGCTTTTTGAATTATTGATAtctaagatctctacatgcattttgacttatcgatatctcttgaGACTTCTCGAGAAGTCATTTTGGAATTCTCAACAGACTTCTTGATATCCCTTGATCtgtaacttgtcgatatctgacctagaacatttttcctagaacagaattattcaaatccaagctacTATACTTCTCCCTGATGCATGATCATGAATTGATCTTCGTCctgagtttattccttagcttgaaggttgttcacagaaaaatcaTCCAGTCCAATCTACTTAActatttttacagactcaaggaatacaGTTACAAAATACAGAATTAGAttattgttattccctaacaatctaacaacagaattacaaaagggggaGGGTTAAATagaattctggtttcttttgaaaatttAGAGAAACTCTTTTAAATATATATAACCGTGAATGAATATGCAGTAGTGCAGATTAAAATaattcaagtattcaaacacaaagtaaataaataggattgtttaaaaactttctggtggattaaactttccaccagagatatatattaagataaaagaactctgtgatgcaagagctaaattttcaatgatgatatttttCAAGTTTGATTTTACCATATCCTAAAGTCTTTTCTAAATTGCCATCtacataagaaacacttgggccagcctcctccttaaactctgatagcagggatttatttcagtcatgtatcctgaacatccactgtccaagataAAAGAATTTTTCTTGTTACTTTGCAATCAAATAAATGATTAATTAGTGTTTCTAAGGACCCGAACTTGCTTGGaccctttggcctttttaagtttgatAACATTTGTGACAGAAGACTTTaaatcagagtttatgctaacattcttaatatcagATTTTACACATGCAGTGCAGGAACAACTTTTTATgtatttaaagagggtttcagttcataataatcataatacaaaatGTGATACTCTTTATATGTGTAAATTGAATGCTAAACAgtaccacaatgaaaacatggATTCCATGGTTTGTATCAAACtattctattcctaaactctgactTAGGAGGAACAGTGTTTATCCCTTTATTCTTCCTGTAATAAACAACAAGATGACTAGTACTATCATAGTTTAAACATGcatttctaggtgcattaggatTGGGTTTGTATTTGTTCACCTTATTAACATCTACCTTTCCATTTATGTTCTTTCTAGGCTGTTCcttcttttttttattttgacTTCCTTCATCTTTtacttaagctgtttctgagtcattaaaccaacatTTACTGACTTGGTGTGAACTTGTTCACACTTATAATTTTTTAGGTAAAAGAAATGCCTATTATTTTGGTAAAATTAGCTTCCAATAGAACCTTAAATATATAATTTGAACCAAAGTTTGAGTTTTTAACATCTTATTATGGAATATAATATTTAACGATATCACCAACACAAtgtatactattatattaaagatgaGACATTGAAAGTTTGGTTGGTAGTCCTCTGGTCAGTCAATTTAGAGTCATTAGATGTTTAAAATCCAGTTGATAAGAACTGTTAGATGTAATCCTAAAAGAAATTGTATAAATTGATTTAAGGTTCGAATCTCACCAACAAcatattaaatttataatatattacTATAAAATTTTATATAAGGGGGTGCAAGGTTCGAATCTCATCACCaacatataaaaattataatttacaatatataatgataaaTACAACcatgcctcgcacgggttatatataatttttttaattacaATATACTCACAATATTTTTTAATGTTAACATGCTTTTCACGTAATAATAGTTGTCAATTCCAAGAAAATATATGATTATTTCTATATCATGTTTACCTGTAAGTTGACtaatttctataatttttaatCCAACCAACCACGTCTCTTAAATAAATTGTAACATAAAAAAATTGTTAGTAGGTACATGCTCGTAATTAATTTTACATCTCTAGATGAATGTAGACCGGATTTTGATCCATATTATGTAGAGAATGAAATTAATGTATGAACATAATCGATAAACAATTTTGGTTACAGATATAGAAATGAATGTGTTGTAGATATATTTAGAAAATTACATATTAGTACAAATAATAAAGAATAATGAAAGGAAAAAAAAGTATTTTGCTATATAGATAGTAGCTGGTAAGTAATAGACCAGTGTCATTAATATAGGCAAGTCTACTTTTACTAAACCAAACCCCCAATATATACAATAGAAGTCCACAATATTTACAATATATTATAAATTCTCACACCAAAAAAGGACACACAAACACACAGAGACCCTTTAAATTACTCCTTATAAAACATGGCAGGAGAGCAAATAAAGTTTACCCTGGACCTGAACACCCCCAGTGAGCAGGTAAAAAGGAGGAGGCATGGAAGGCCACGAAGGTCTGAAGCGGCTGGAAATATGGTGGTGTCTCGAGGAATGGATGATACTTCACTTTCCATGGCCAGTGTTGTATCTTCACCCCCGATGATGAATGCATTTGCATCAATGCCAATGAGAGGTGATGTTGTTTCACCGCCACTGATTAGTGCTGTTGTTTCACCTTCGGTGCCGAGGATTGTTTCGCAAACACCTCATGCATTCAACTTGTCTCCTTCAGCTGAAAATTCTGTCCCaggttctaaaaattataattGAGTCGATCGGTTACAGTTTTTTATTAGTTAGCATTTAATTTCGATAAATCATCACCTTTTAGAACAAAGGATTTTTGttaattttctttttataattttaaaaaaggAATTAGAGGTTTTTGGTAACAATTTCTGAGAATATATATACTACTTCATTTTAAATTActtatttacttttaattttatgcgcatattttaaaatgatttaaatacATTTTGGTAGAATaacatattttttaattatattttgcaattaaattttaataattaacggAAGTTTATGCTTACTACACGTATACGTGTGTATGTGTATGTTTGTTTTCTGATATAGGTGATAATGAGTGATGACCAAATGAGATCTAATTTTCACTGTTGGTTATGAGAATGAGAGTTTGTTTTCTCCTGAGTTATTATTACTGTAACTAAAAGCACTTTGCCTTTTCATTTGTCAAGGTGAGATTCTGGCAGACACTACTGTTGCAGGCTTCACAGTGCATGTGGTTCAAATAAATTCTGGAGAGGTATATATACTAtttctattttttcttttcttatatTAGTTCTCAGTAAATGGTTTTTCTATAGTGTGTAAACGTGTACATTCTAAGAGTTATATCGTATTGTTTTGTTCAGGATCTGATTCGAAGGATTATGTCCCTTGTTGAGAATGGGCCTAGAGGAATATGCATAATTTCCGCCAATGGAACTGTTCGTAATGCCATGATTTCGCATGCCTGTTCTTCTGGTGCCACAATCGTCTACGAGGTTCGAATCATATCTTCATTATTTTGGTACTATAAATTAAACTCCAATTTATTGGTTGTATGCATACTAAGTTTATATATACCATATATTGCAGGGTCAATTTCAAATTTTATCTTTGACTGGCTCTTTTACGGTGGCGGAAACTGGAGTAGGCAGATGCAGGATGGGTGGCTTAAGTGTTTCACTTTCATGCCCAGATGGCCGTGTCATAGGAGGCGAGGTGGCTGGTGCGCTAGTTGCAGCTAGCGCAATGCAAGTAAgatattttcttaatttttacATAGTAATTTGTGTGCTAGTTTTTCTTTAAAACAATTTGAACTGTTTACCATTCACTTTATTCTCAGACTGTGGTTGGGAGCTTTATCCTAAATACTTATAGACGAATGCAATGAGATGCGGACCCCGGACATTAACATAAATGTGGCTGATAAAAGGCATGGACTGAGTGGCTGCCatttaaatttttttatgttTATCTCAATATTGTGACAATGTGGAAAACTTGTAATGTTGAATTTTATATTTCCTGAAAAGTTTCTTCTTACATAATGTTTCCCCATTCCTAATCTTTCATCGTTATAATAACAATTTTTACCGTATTTATAACTATTTGGTATGAAATAACACCACCCTGATATAAAACTAAAAATACGTTCAAGTAATTTCTGCTCAAGGACTTAAAACTTCTTCATCCTTTTTATATGTTCAAAAATTTGAGTAATAATTGTTAAAATATTTTATGCTATTATATGCATGCAACATAAACTTCCAATAATGGGCTATTTTTCGAATATTAATTACCAACATGAGTTTCATTTTCCGGTAATTTTTCTAGTATTATATATAACTACAACACATCTGCCCTTTTTTGACCAGCAATCTTTTGACTGATTATATATAAGCAAGAGCTTGTGACGGAATTCTAATTTTGGACCTCTAACTTTTGACGAACAGTAAATTCAGTctaaacatttttattttattattattatttggtgCTCACctgtttattattattattttttggcGCCAAATTTTTTGGAGGACTTACATTTTGACAGATGTAGTAATCAGTCAAAAGTtcatatatttaataattataatctaatttttaaattaaaaaattaatgttagtaataagatataaaattaaaaattataattataaaatttttactaCCATTCATTTTGACGGAATGGTATTATCCGTCTAAAGGACTGAATCACTTTATTTGGGAAAGTAACTTTACTCAGACTTTTACTCACCGACTTCCTATTCTCCTGCTTCTCAAAATTTCTTCCTAACTTCTGTATCTTTTCTTCGCTCCTGCTTTTCTTTTCTTCACTACTACTCTTGAAGATACTGTATCTTTCATCAATGTAAGCATTCTTGTAAGCATTCTTTTGCAATCTAATTTTTTCAGTATTCTGCAATTTTATGccaatttaaatatttatatttctTGAA is a genomic window containing:
- the LOC141711065 gene encoding AT-hook motif nuclear-localized protein 10-like → MAGEQIKFTLDLNTPSEQVKRRRHGRPRRSEAAGNMVVSRGMDDTSLSMASVVSSPPMMNAFASMPMRGDVVSPPLISAVVSPSVPRIVSQTPHAFNLSPSAENSVPGEILADTTVAGFTVHVVQINSGEDLIRRIMSLVENGPRGICIISANGTVRNAMISHACSSGATIVYEGQFQILSLTGSFTVAETGVGRCRMGGLSVSLSCPDGRVIGGEVAGALVAASAMQTVVGSFILNTYRRMQ